Genomic segment of Streptomyces alboniger:
GTGATCATCTCGGGCGGCTTCGCCGGCCTCGGCGGCGCCTTCCTCTCGCTGGTCGCCTCCAACATCTATCTGGAGGGCCAGACGGGCGGCCGCGGTTACATCGGCCTCGCCGCGATGATCTTCGGTAACTGGATGCCGGGCGGACTCGCGCTCGGCGCGGGCCTGTTCGGCTACACCGACAGCCTGAAGCTCCGGGGCGGCGGTACGAACGTCCACGCGCTGCTGCTGCTCCTCGCGATCCTGCTGGTCATCGGCGCGATCTACCTCGCCTGGCGCAAGCGCTACGTGCCCGCGGCGATCACCGCGGCCGTCTCCGTGCTGATGTTCCTGTGGTACGGGTTGACGGACGAGGTGCCCAACCAGGTCGTCACCGCCACCCCGTACGTGGTGACCCTGCTGGTCCTCTCGCTCTCCGCCCAGCGGCTGCGGATGCCGAAGGCGGACGGAATGCCGTACCGAAGGGGACAAGGAAAGTGACGACTGCCGCCCAGGACACCGACTGGGACGCCCTGCGGGAAGCCGCGCGCGAGGCCATGTCCCGCGCGTACGCGCCCTACTCGGGGTTCCCGGTCGGCGCCGCGGCGCTGGTGGACGACGGCAGGACGGTCTCCGGCTGCAACGTCGAGAACGCCTCCTACGGCCTCGGCCTGTGCGCCGAGTGCGGCCTGGTCTCGCAGCTCCAGCTGACCGGCGGCGGCCGCCTCACCCACTTCACGTGCGTGGACGGCAAGGGCGAGATCCTGATGCCCTGCGGCCGCTGCCGCCAGCTGCTCTACGAGTTCGGGGGCCCGGAGCTGCTCCTGGAGACGGCCTCGGGCGTGCGCACGCTCGCGGACATGCTCCCCGACGCGTTCGGCCCGCAGCACCTCAACTGACGGCAGGCCCCGCCCCCTTGGAGATCTTGGGTGCGGGGCCACCTTCAGCTCGGGGCTCTATGCGCGTAGAGTCGCCTCGTATCTACGTACGTACGTCGCTGTACTGCTGGAAGGACCGCCATGGACGTCATCTCCGTCATCCGCACCAAGCGCGACCGGGGCGAGCTGACCGATGAGCAGATCGACTGGGTCATCGACGCCTACACGCGCGGCGCGGTCGCCGACGAGCAGATGTCGGCCCTCGCGATGGCGATCCTGCTCAACGGCATGAACCGCAAGGAGATCGCCCGCTGGACCGCCGCGATGATCGCGTCCGGCGAGCGCATGGACTTCTCCTCGCTCTCCCGCCCCACCGCCGACAAGCACTCCACGGGCGGGGTCGGCGACAAGATCACGCTGCCGCTCGCCCCGCTGGTCGCCGCGTGCGGCGCGGCCGTCCCGCAGCTGTCGGGCCGCGGTCTCGGCCACACCGGCGGCACCCTGGACAAGCTGGAGGCCATCCCCGGCTGGCGCGCCCTGCTCTCCAACGAGGAGATGCTGAACGTCCTGGACGGCGTCGGCTCGGTGATCTGCGCGGCGGGCGACGGCCTGGCCCCCGCCGACAAGAAGCTCTACGCCCTGCGCGATGTCACCGGCACGGTGGAGGCGATCCCGCTGATCGCCTCCTCGATCATGTCCAAGAAGATCGCCGAGGGCACGGGCTCGCTCGTGCTCGACGTGAAGGTCGGCACCGGCGCCTTCATGAAGAACATCGAGGACGCGCGTGAACTGGCCTCCACGATGGTGGAGCTGGGCACGGACAGCGGCGTCCGCACGGTGGCCCTGCTCACCGACATGTCGACCCCGCTCGGCCTGACGGCGGGCAACGCCCTCGAAGTCCGCGAGTCGGTCGAGGTGCTGGCGGGCGGCGGCCCGGCGGATGTGGTGGAACTGACCCTGGCCCTCGCGCGCGAGATGCTGGACGCGGCCGGCCTGAAGGACGCCGACCCGGCGAAGGCGCTCGCGGACGGCTCGGCGATGGACGTATGGCGCCGGATGATCGCGGCGCAGGGCGGAGACCCGGACGCGGAGCTGCCGGTGGCACGGGAGCGGCACGTGGTGACGGCCCCGTCGTCGGGTGTCCTGACCCGCCTCGACGCGTACGACATCGGCGTCGCGGCCTGGCGCCTGGGCGCGGGCCGCGCGCGCAAGGAGGACGTGGTCCAGGCCGGCGCGGGCGTCGAGCTGCACGCCAAGCCGGGCGACTCCGTCGAGGCGGGCGCGCCCCTGATGACCCTGCACACGGACACGCCGGAGCGGTTCGCGTACGCGCTGGAGTCGGTGGAGGGGTCGTACGACATCGCGCCGTCGGGCACGGACTTCTCGCCGGGGGCGATCGTGCTGGACCGGATCGGCTAGGGGGCGGTCCTCGGGGGCTGGCCGCCGGGCCGGCTGCGGGTACGTCGTGGCTGATCGCGCAGTTCCCCGCGCCCCTTCGGGGCCCTCTGTGACCAGCGCTTACTCGTACGGGTGAACGGGATCGGTGGACCGCCGCCGGTCCCGTTCGGCATGCTGGGATCGGTGACGCACCGAAAGAGGAGACCGCCATGAGCGCACTCACCGTAGGCCACGGATCGGGGCAGGACTGGGACGACCTCGTCCGGCTCTGGGAGGAGATGGAGTGGCCCGAGGGCAGCAAGGTGGAGATCATCGAAGGGGTCATCACCGTGTCGCCTAGCCCGGCCAATCGCCACAATCTCGTCACGGAGAAGGTGCAGCGCCTGTTGTACTCCGTGCTTCCGGATGACTGGGGCGTCTTTCAGACCCTGTCCGTCGCCGTGCCCTCGAAGCTCGGCATGTTCATCCCCGACCTCGTTGTGATCCCCCTCGCGGAAGTGGAAGCTCCGGGGACGTATGTTCCGGCCGGTGCCGCCGAACTCGTGGTCGAGGTGACGTCCCCCTCCAACGCCCGCCACGACCGCATCAGCAAGCCCGCCGCCTACGCCGCCGCCGGCGTCCCCCTCTACCTCCTCATCGACCGCTGGGCCTCCGGCGGCCCCACCATCACCCTGTACGGCGAGCCCAGGGGCGATGTCTACCGAGTCCTGAGGGCCTGCAAGTTCGGCGAGCCCATCAAGCTCCCCGAGCCTTTCGACCTGGACCTCGACACGAGCGCGTTCCCCCAGGACTGACCGCGGACGGGGCGTCGACCTGCTAGGACGCGATGAGGCGGCTGGTGAAGCCTGCGGTGAGGAGGCTTTCGTACGCGGCATGGACGTCGTCCGGCTGCTCTTGGCGTAGGAGCGACGCGCCATATGCGGCTTGGAGACCGGCAGCACTGAGGTAGCCCGCCTCCTGAACGAGCAGCCCGCCTCCTGAACGAGCAGCCCGCCTTCTGAACGGCACAGTCCGCCCCCTGGACGAGGCAGCCCACCCCCGAAGCGATGAGTTCCGCCCGACCGGACGGTCAACCCTGCGTGGCCGATTCCGAAGCGAACCTCATCCATGTCGCGGGGCCCCTGCGCCCGGGCGACGTCCCGTCCCTGTGCGAGCAGGTCACGGCCGCCCGGCACGGGCCCGGAGACGTCATCTGTGATGTCTCCGCCGTCACCACCGCCGACCTCACCACCGTCGACGCCATCGCCCGCCTGCACCTCGCCGCCCGCAGGGCCGGGGGCGGGATCCGCCTGAGGAATCCCGCCCCCGCCCTGCTGGCACTGCTGGGCCTCGTCGGCCTTGTCGAACTGCTCGGGCTAGTCGTCGAGATGGAGGGGCACCCCGAACAGCGGGAACCACCGCTCGGTGTCCAGGAAGCAGTGGAAGCCGGCGATGCGTCCCTCTGAGATCTCGATGACCTGGATCGACCAGGGCATGAAGCCGCCGTTGTCGGGGTCGGGCTTGTACTGCGCGAAGCCCGGCGTGCCGTTCACGTCCACCGGCAGCAGGCGGCCGTTGGCACACGCGGCGCCCATCGTGGACATGAAGCCGGTGATGTCCGCCGTGCCGCGCAGCCACAGGTCGAACGGCGGCATCGTCATGACGGCGTCCTCGGCGAGCAGCGCGGTCAGCGCTGCCATGTCGTACCCCTCGAAGGCGGCGACATAGCGCTCCAGGAGCTTCTGCTGCTCCTCGTCCAGCGGATCGGAGACGGCCGTGTCGTCCTCCGGCCGCTCGGCGAGGGTGGCGCGGGCCCGCTGGAGCGCGCTGTTCACCGAGGCGACGGAGGTGTCGATCAGCTCGGCGACCTCGCTGGCCTTCCAGGCGAGGACCTCGCGCAGGATCAGCACCGCCCGCTGCTTGGGCGGCAGGTTCTGGAGGGCCGCGACGAAGGCCAGGCGCACCGACTCCTTGGCGACGGCGGCCTCGGCGGGGTCACCCGGCGTCGGCAGGATGCGGGCGTCGGGCATCGGCTCCAGCCAGGTGTTGTCCGGACGCGGGGTGAGCGCCGCCTGCGCCAGCGGGGCGGCGGCTGTCAGGTCCATGGGGCGGGCGCGGCGGTTGCCCGCGTTCAGCATGTCCAGGCAGACGTTGGTCGCGATTCTGTACAGCCATGAGCGGACGCTGGAGCGGCCCTCGAACTTCTCGAAGCTGCGCCAGGCCCGCACCATCGTGTCCTGCACGGCGTCCTCGGCCTCGAAGGCCGAGCCCAGCATCCGATAGCAGTACCCGGTCAGCTCGACCCGGTACTTCTCCAGCGTGACGTCCAGATCGGCCGTCGTCCCTGCGATGTCGCTCATCCCAACCCACCCCTGCGGCTTCCGAGAAGGGCCCGACAGTGAGGCCCGACACACCGGAAGCTACCGCAGCCCACTGACAACGGCCGCCGGAGTGGGAAAACCCGCAGGTGAAATCAGCGCACGCCCGAATGCGGCAGGGGAGAAGAACTCAGCAGGAGCGGGCCACCAGCCCCCGACGCCGCTCCACCCGCGCCACGTGGGAGCCCCACACCGTCACCGACACGACGCCGGTCACCGCGAGCAGACCGAGCGCCACGGTCCCGCCCCAGCCGCCCGCGTGGAAGGCGACGGCGCCGAGCGTGCCGCCCGCGCTGGAGCCCAGGTAGTACGCGGACTGGTAGAGCGCCGACGCCTGCGCCCGCCCGGTGGTGGCCGTACGGCTCACCGACGAGGACGCGACCGCGTGCCCCGCGAAGAACCCCGCGGTGATCAGCACGAGCCCCAGCAGCACCAGGACCAGCGAGGCCGAGAGGGACAGCAGCAGCCCGCCCGCCGTCGTGCCCACCGCCAGGTACAGCGCCCCGCGCCGCCCGAGCCGCGCCACGAGCTTTCCGGCCGCCGCGGAGGAGACCGTACCGACGAGGTAGACGAGGAAGATCGAGCCGATGACGCCCTGGGGGAGCGAGAACGGCGCCTCGGTGAGCCGGTATCCGATCACCGTGTACACCGCGCCGAAGACGGTCATGAACAGCGCGCCGATCGCGTACAGCCTGCACAGAAGCGGGTTGGACAGATGCGTACGCACCGTGCGCGCGAGGGACTTGGGGCTGAGCGAGCCCGGCGTGAAGTGCCGCGGCGCGGGCAGCAGCGCGCGGAAGGCGACCGCGCACAGCACCGCGAGGACGCCGACGACGGCGAGCGCCGCGCGCCAGCCCCAGGCCTGCGCGGCCCAGCCCGTGACGATGCGCCCGCTCATGCCGCCGATGGAGTTGCCCGCCACGAACATGCCGATCGCCCCGACCAGCGCCTTGGGCCGCACCTCCTCGGCGAGGAACGCCATCGCGGACGCCGGAAGCCCGGCGAGGGCCGCGCCCTGCACCGCGCGCAGCGCGATGAGCACCTCGACCGACGGGGCGAAGGGGATGAGGAGCCCGACCACCACCGCGACGGTCAGGGACGCGGTCATCACCGCACGCCGCCCGAAGCGCTCGCTGAGCGCGCTCAGCGGAAGGACGAGGAGAGCCAGTGCGCCCGTGGCCGCCGAGACCGTCCAGCTCGCCGTGCTCGCGCTCGCGCCGAAGTCGGCGGAGAGCAGCGGCAGCAGGGCCTGCGTGGAGTAGAGGAGGGCGAAGGTCGCGACGCCCGCGAGGAAGAGCGCGAAGCTCATCCGGCGGTAGCCGGGACCGCCCGGTGTCAGACGGGAATCGGCGGCAGGGGATGACGGAGTGAGGGCGACCGCATGGGTGGCGGACGCCCCGCTACTGGCAGGAGGCATGCCACGAACGTACGACTCTCTTTTTGATGCGTCCAATGCATGGAAACGCCATAATCGTTCCCATGCCGCATCAGCAGAGGTCACAGCCGCGCCTGTCACACAACAGTGACGTGGAGGACATCGTGACGCTGCTTGCGCCACGCCTCGCGTACTTCGCCGGCGTCGCCCGCACCGAGCACGTCACGCGCGCCGCGCAGGAGATGCAGATCCCCCAGTCGACGCTCTCCCGCGCACTCGTACGTCTCGAACAGGACCTCGGCGTCGACCTGTTCGCCCGCCGCGGCCGCACCGTCTCGCTCACCCCGTCCGGCCGCACCTTCCTCGCCTCGGTCGAGCGGGCGCTCGGCGAGGTGGAGCGCGCGGCCGAGTCGGTGCGCGCCGACGCCGACCCGGCCTCGGGAAAGGTCGCCTTCGGGTTCCTGCACACCATGGGCTCGGAGACCGTGCCCGGCCTGATCCGCGCCTTCCGCGCCGACCACCCCCGGGTGCGCTTCAGCCTCGTGCAGAACTACGGCGAGGCGATGCTGGAGCGCCTGCGCGCGGGCGAGCTGGACCTCTGCCTCACCTCTCCCGTGCCCGACGCCCCCGACCTGGTCGCCCGCCGCCTCGACGAGCAACGCCTGCGCCTGGTCGTGCCCGACGACCACCGCCTCGCCGCCCGCAAGCGGATCCGCCTCGCCGAGGCCGCCGACGAGGCCTTCGTGACCCTGGAGCCCGGCTACGGCCTGCGCCGCATCACGGACGACCTCTGCCAGGAGGCGGGCTTCAAGCCCCGCGTGGCCTTCGAGGGGGAGGAGGCGGAGACCCTGCGCGGCCTGGTGGCGGCGGGCCTGGGAGTGGCCCTGCTGCCCCCGCCGGCCGTACCCCGCCCGGGAGTCGTCGAACTGACGGTGACGGGCCAGCGGGCGGTACGGGAGATCGGCGTGGCCTGGCTGGGCGGTCACCCGGACACCCCGCCGGTGGCGGCGTTCAAGGAGTTCCTGCTGAGCAGAAAGGGAAAACTGCTTCAGCAGGCCGGCGTGCACCAGCCCGGCCCCGGCGGGAGTTCAAGCCCGTCCGGCGATTGAGGACGAACACGGCGAAGCCGGTGATCGACCGCGCCCCGGCGCCGGCTCACCGCCGAAGCGACCGCCCGAACCCCGAGGCGAGCGGCATCCGCAACCCCAAGGGCGGCGGCGCGGCCAACGCGTCCTCCAACGGCCGCGCGAAATCCGTACCGAAGAGCGTCCCCCGCACGAAGTCCGAGGCCAGCGCGAGGACTTCGTCCTGGTGCTGATGAAGCCGGTGCCCGTCGGAGTGCACCTCGAACCGGCACACGTCACGGTTCGTCTTCTTCGCCCGCTCCGCCAGCCGGAACGACAGCTCGGGATCGGTCCGCTCGTCGTTCGTGCCGTGCACGATCAGAACCCGCCGCCCCGCGAGCTGCTTCACCGGCTCGGGCGGCGCCGCCATGTCGTCCTCGGGCAGCCAAGGGGCGATGGCGAGCACGGAGTTGACCGCGCGGTGCCCGGCCGCCCGCAGCGCCGCCCGGCCGCCCATGTCCACCCCGGCCAGGCAGACGGGGACATCGCCGTAGAGGCGTACGACCTCGTCCGCCGCCCAGGCCGTGTCCTCGGCGAGCTGGGCCTGCGCGCCGTTCCAACCCCGGCAGCGGTAGCGCACGACATGCGCGGCGAGCCCGTCCGCCCGCCCGTCGTGGGCCAGCCTGCGCCCCAGCGCGCGCACGGCGCCGGCGGCCAGCGGCGAGGGTCTGCGCGTGGAGGTCTCGGCGCCGCCGGGCAGCAGAAGGGCCACGCCGCCCACCGCCGAAGGGGCCGCTTTGATCACTCGCCCGAGCCTCGGCGTGCCCGCGGGCCCCGCCGTCCCTTGCTGTGCCATGACAGAACAGTGTCAGAAGGCATGGTGTACGCCACCCGTCCGCCGGGTCACTGTTACGTATCGACCAGTGAGTTCTACGCGCGTAGGCGCTAGAGTGCCGAAATGACGAGCCAGACACACACGACCGGTCACACGGACCGTGAAACGCCCAGCGCCGAACAGATCCGCCGCGCCCCCAAGGTGCTCCTCCACGACCACCTCGACGGCGGCCTGCGCCCCGGCACGATCGTCGACCTCGCCCGCGACTGCGGCTACGAGGGACTGCCCGAGACCGACCCCGACAAGCTCGGGATCTGGTTCCGCGAGGCGGCCGACTCCGGTTCCCTGGAGCGCTATCTGGAGACCTTCGCCCACACCTGCGCGGTGATGCAGACGAAGGACGCCCTCAAGCGGGTGGCCGCCGAGTGCGCCGTAGACCTCGCCGAGGACGGCGTGGTCTACGCCGAGATCCGCTACGCCCCCGAGCAGCACCTGGAGAACGGCCTCACGCTCGAAGAGGTCGTCGAGGCGGTCAACGAAGGCTTCCGCGAGGGCGAGCGTCGCGCGAAGGCGAGCGGCCACCGCATCCGCGTCGGCGCGCTGCTCACCGCCATGCGGCACGCCGCCCGCGCGCTGGAGATCGCCGAGCTGGCCAACCGCTACCGCGATCTGGGCGTCGTCGGCTTCGACATCGCGGGCGCCGAGGCGGGCTTCCCTCCCACCCGCCACCTCGACGCCTTCGAGTTCCTCAAGCGCGAGAACAACCACTTCACGATCCACGCGGGTGAGGCCTTCGGCCTGCCGTCGATCTGGCAGGCCCTCCAGTGGTGCGGCGCCGACCGCCTCGGCCACGGCGTGCGCATCATCGACGACATCGAGATCGCCGACGACGGCACCGTCAAGCTCGGCCGCCTCGCGTCGTACGTACGGGACAAGCGCATCCCGCTGGAGCTCTGCCCGACGTCCAACCTCCAGACGGGTGCCGCCACCTCCTACGCCGAGCACCCCATCGGCCTCCTGCGCAAGCTGCACTTCCGAGCCACGGTGAACACCGACAACCGTCTGATGTCGGGCACCAGCATGAGCCGCGAATTCGAGCACCTGGTCGGCACGTTCGGCTACACGCTCGATGACATGCAATGGTTCACAGTCAATGCGATGAAATCAGCGTTCATTCCTTTCGATGAACGGCTGGCCATGATCAGTGATGTGATCAAGCCCGGCTATGCCGAGCTGAAGTCCGAATGGCTGTTCCGCCAGACGGTCTCGACCAGCGCGTCTGCCGGGAGCTAGCGGGTCGTATCGCGTCCTTGCGCGATGTGTCGGCGGCCGGGTTCTTCGTCACCCGGCCGCTTTTCGCTGCCCGCGGGCCGTGATCGGCGGTGTTTACGGTCGTTGAACCGCGCAGATCCCCGTCATCGAATTCGCAAGGACGCATTGAAGATGAAGCAGTCTGCTGCCAAGACCCTCGGTGTCGCCGCTCTCGGTGCCGCCTTCGCCGCCGCCGGTGCCGGTGCCGCGAACGCCGCCGCCGGTCTCCCTGACGTGACCTCGGCCCTGGGCCCGGTCAGCTCGATCCTCCCCCTGGACCAGGCTGCCAAGACGCTGCCCGCCGGCGCCCCCCAGTCGCTCGCCGCCGCGCAGGGCGCCATCGCCGGTGGCCTCACCGCCGTGCAGCCCACCCTCGACAAGGTGACCTCCTCCGCCATGCCGCCCGCGGCCAAGGGCGCCGCGGCTCCCGCCACCGCCGCCCCCGCCACCGCCGCCCCCGTCCCCACCTCCCCGGTCGGCGAGCTGCTCGGCGGCGTGCCCGTGGGCGGCGTGCCCCTCGGCGGCAGCGCCATCAACGGCCTGCCGCTCGGCTGACCCCGCAGCGCACACACCGATGGGGCGCCCCTCCACAAGGAGGGGCGCCCCATCGTGTCGTCACCAGGCGTTACGGGTCTTGCTCTCGTCCGGCAGCAGGAACCACAGGGCGAGGTAGAGCAGGAACTGCGGGCCGGGGAGCAGGCAGGACGCCACGAAGATCACGCGCATCGTGGTCGCGGAAGTGCCGAAGCGCTTGGCCAGGGAGGCGCACACTCCGCCGATCATCCGGCCGTGGGTGGGGCGGGTAAGGGCGGTCATGTCGGGCTCCTTCACGAACCGTAGGGGCGAGGCTGTCGGGTCTGCCTCGATGCTTCAAAGCTACGGGTACCCAACAGGCCGAACGTCGCTCTACGGGGCGATCCCGACCCTGGGAATCGTCGGGGTCGACCCCTGAGGGGCCTCCTCCCGCAGGAGGGCCGTGACGTGCTCCGGATCCACACGGCGACGCAGTCTGGCGCGCACCGCGGGCACCACGGCCACATGAGCCAGAGCGACCCCGAGGGTGTTCAGGAGCAGCGAGTCGATGTCGACGACCTGCCCGGGCACCCCGGTCTGGAGCAGCTCGATGCCGAGCGAGAGCAGCGCACCTGCGGCGACCGTACGCACCAGGGAACCCCACGGCGAGACGAGGAGCCGTCCGCCGGCCAGTGGGAGCAGCACGCCGAGCGGGGCGAGCAGCAGCAGGGCCTCGCCGATCCGGCGGGTCGCCTGGAGGCCGCCGAGCGCCAGATCCGCCTTGATCCCGGCGAGCGGCCGCAGATTCGCGGCGCTCACCCAGGGAACGTCCAGCGGACGCAGCGTGATCCATCCGACGAGCAGAAGGTGCGCGACGAGGAGGAATCCTCCCGCCGCGCGGAAGCGGATGGCGGCAGTACGGCCGCCCGAGCCTTGACGCACGCCCCCCAAGACGCCAGAGGCGGCAGGATCGGTTCCGCGTACCGCCGCGGGCCGTGCGGCGCGTGCCGGGCGCGGGCCCCTACTCCACCGTCTTCGTGGGCAGCGCCACCGTGCCGGGGCGGGAGCGGACCTCGGGCGTGCAGGAGTAGCGCCGCAGCGGATCGTCCCCGGGGCCGCCCATGATCACTGTCTGGTCCTCGGCGGCCGCGGCGCTGTCGGCCAGCGTGCACACGATCTGCGCGAGCGCGAACGCGGACAGGTCCTCGGGCGGCGTACTGAACCGCAGCGTGTCCTCAGGGTCGCCGTCGGCGGGGCCGGAGACCCGCACGCCACCCCGTACGTCCGTGGCGAGGCCCGCCTGCTTCTCGGACTCCGAGGGCGGTGCGGCCAGCTCGTCGAGGAGGGCCTGGGCGATCCGGACCCGGTCGGTGGCCGCCTTGTCCTCGTGGACCCGCACGGTACGGTCGACGGCCACCAGCTGGGCCGCGCACACCAGGAAGACCTCGACGGGAACCCCGCTGCCCGACTGCGAGGCGATGGCGGAGCCCGACATCACGCACGGCACCCGCGACGGCGCGGGCCCGAAGTCGGTGGGCACCTCCGTCGACCTGATCCCGCACCCGGCGAGCGCGGCGGCGAGCACCGCGGTGGCCGCCGCGGCCCGGATCCGACGCCCCTTCACGCCTGGCCTCCCTCGACACGGTCCTCGCTACCGTCCTCGTCGCGGGCCGTGTCCCGCGCGCAGTCCTCCCCGTCGCTCTCGCTGTCGCACGGCAGCCACAGCGTGAAGACGGCGCCGCCCTTGGGGCAGTTGGCCGCGGAGATGTCCCCGCCGTGGATGTGCGCGTTCTCCAGGGCGATGGAAAGCCCCAGTCCGCTGCCCTCGGACCGCGGCCGGGACGCGCTCGCCTTGTAGAAGCGGTCGAAGACGTGCGGCAGGACGTCCTCGGGGATGCCGGGGCCGTGATCGCGTACGGAGATGACGAGCTTCGTGTCCTCGAGCCGCACCGAGACCTCGACCGGGGAACCGCCGTGCTTGAGGGCGTTGCCGATGAGGTTGGCCAGGATGACGTCCAGGCGGCGCGGGTCGAGCCGGGCGGTGATGCCGCGCTCGGCGTCCAGCTCCACCGCGTCCAGCCAGGCGCGCGCGTCGATGCAGGCGGTGATCTGGTCGGCGATGTCGACGTCGTCCAGGACGAGCCGCGCGGTGCCCGCGTCGAAGCGGGTGACCTCCATGAGGTTCTCCACGAGATCGCCCAGGCGGCGCGTCTCGCTCACCACGAGCCGTACGGCGGGCTCGATCATCGGGTCGACGGAACCGGTCTCCGCGTCCAGCTCCTCCTCCAGGACCTCGGTCACCGCGGTGATCGCCGTCAACGGCGTACGCAGCTCGTGCGACATGTCGGCGACGAACCGCCGGGACGCCTCCTCGCGGGCGCTCATGTCGGCGACCTTCTTCTCTAGGTTCTCGGCGGTCCTGTTGAACGTCCTTGAGAGATCGGCGAGTTCGTCGGTGCCGGACACCCGCAGGCGCGTGTCGAGCTTGCCCTCGCCGAGCCGGCGCGCGGCGACGCCCAGGCGGTGCACGGGTTTGAGTACGGTCGTCGCGGCGGCCTGCGCGAGCAGCGCGGAGCCGATCAGCGCCAGACCGGTGGCGATGGCGAGGGACCAGCCCAGCGAACTGAGGTCCTTGGCCTCCGGTTCGAGGGACTTGAGCATGTAGCCGGTCGGGCCGCCGCCGATCACCGTGGCGCCGCCGACCAGGTACGGGGTTCCGTGGTCGACGGTCCGCTGCCAGTACAGGTGGTAGGGGCTGTCGTTGCCGGAGTTGAGCTCCTGCTTCTCGGTGACGGCCTTTTGCAGCGAACCCGGCACCTTGGCGAAGGTGAACGCGTCCAGGTCGGAGTATCCGACGATCCGGCCGCCGCCCTCCTTCTCGGCGACCAGGAGCACGCTGTAGCCCTGGCTGCTGTTGGCCATCTGCCCGGCGGCCGCCTGGAGTTCCTCCTGCGTCGGGTTGGCGCGCAGCGCGCCCGCGCGGGTCTGCATCTGCTGCCGGAAGTCCTTGAGCGCCGCGTCCTGGGCGCGCGTCAGCACGGCCTCGCGGTTGAGCCAGT
This window contains:
- a CDS encoding cytidine deaminase, whose protein sequence is MTTAAQDTDWDALREAAREAMSRAYAPYSGFPVGAAALVDDGRTVSGCNVENASYGLGLCAECGLVSQLQLTGGGRLTHFTCVDGKGEILMPCGRCRQLLYEFGGPELLLETASGVRTLADMLPDAFGPQHLN
- a CDS encoding thymidine phosphorylase; its protein translation is MDVISVIRTKRDRGELTDEQIDWVIDAYTRGAVADEQMSALAMAILLNGMNRKEIARWTAAMIASGERMDFSSLSRPTADKHSTGGVGDKITLPLAPLVAACGAAVPQLSGRGLGHTGGTLDKLEAIPGWRALLSNEEMLNVLDGVGSVICAAGDGLAPADKKLYALRDVTGTVEAIPLIASSIMSKKIAEGTGSLVLDVKVGTGAFMKNIEDARELASTMVELGTDSGVRTVALLTDMSTPLGLTAGNALEVRESVEVLAGGGPADVVELTLALAREMLDAAGLKDADPAKALADGSAMDVWRRMIAAQGGDPDAELPVARERHVVTAPSSGVLTRLDAYDIGVAAWRLGAGRARKEDVVQAGAGVELHAKPGDSVEAGAPLMTLHTDTPERFAYALESVEGSYDIAPSGTDFSPGAIVLDRIG
- a CDS encoding Uma2 family endonuclease, whose amino-acid sequence is MSALTVGHGSGQDWDDLVRLWEEMEWPEGSKVEIIEGVITVSPSPANRHNLVTEKVQRLLYSVLPDDWGVFQTLSVAVPSKLGMFIPDLVVIPLAEVEAPGTYVPAGAAELVVEVTSPSNARHDRISKPAAYAAAGVPLYLLIDRWASGGPTITLYGEPRGDVYRVLRACKFGEPIKLPEPFDLDLDTSAFPQD
- a CDS encoding STAS domain-containing protein; translation: MADSEANLIHVAGPLRPGDVPSLCEQVTAARHGPGDVICDVSAVTTADLTTVDAIARLHLAARRAGGGIRLRNPAPALLALLGLVGLVELLGLVVEMEGHPEQREPPLGVQEAVEAGDASL
- a CDS encoding sigma-70 family RNA polymerase sigma factor; translation: MSDIAGTTADLDVTLEKYRVELTGYCYRMLGSAFEAEDAVQDTMVRAWRSFEKFEGRSSVRSWLYRIATNVCLDMLNAGNRRARPMDLTAAAPLAQAALTPRPDNTWLEPMPDARILPTPGDPAEAAVAKESVRLAFVAALQNLPPKQRAVLILREVLAWKASEVAELIDTSVASVNSALQRARATLAERPEDDTAVSDPLDEEQQKLLERYVAAFEGYDMAALTALLAEDAVMTMPPFDLWLRGTADITGFMSTMGAACANGRLLPVDVNGTPGFAQYKPDPDNGGFMPWSIQVIEISEGRIAGFHCFLDTERWFPLFGVPLHLDD
- a CDS encoding MFS transporter, which produces MPPASSGASATHAVALTPSSPAADSRLTPGGPGYRRMSFALFLAGVATFALLYSTQALLPLLSADFGASASTASWTVSAATGALALLVLPLSALSERFGRRAVMTASLTVAVVVGLLIPFAPSVEVLIALRAVQGAALAGLPASAMAFLAEEVRPKALVGAIGMFVAGNSIGGMSGRIVTGWAAQAWGWRAALAVVGVLAVLCAVAFRALLPAPRHFTPGSLSPKSLARTVRTHLSNPLLCRLYAIGALFMTVFGAVYTVIGYRLTEAPFSLPQGVIGSIFLVYLVGTVSSAAAGKLVARLGRRGALYLAVGTTAGGLLLSLSASLVLVLLGLVLITAGFFAGHAVASSSVSRTATTGRAQASALYQSAYYLGSSAGGTLGAVAFHAGGWGGTVALGLLAVTGVVSVTVWGSHVARVERRRGLVARSC
- a CDS encoding LysR family transcriptional regulator, whose protein sequence is MPHQQRSQPRLSHNSDVEDIVTLLAPRLAYFAGVARTEHVTRAAQEMQIPQSTLSRALVRLEQDLGVDLFARRGRTVSLTPSGRTFLASVERALGEVERAAESVRADADPASGKVAFGFLHTMGSETVPGLIRAFRADHPRVRFSLVQNYGEAMLERLRAGELDLCLTSPVPDAPDLVARRLDEQRLRLVVPDDHRLAARKRIRLAEAADEAFVTLEPGYGLRRITDDLCQEAGFKPRVAFEGEEAETLRGLVAAGLGVALLPPPAVPRPGVVELTVTGQRAVREIGVAWLGGHPDTPPVAAFKEFLLSRKGKLLQQAGVHQPGPGGSSSPSGD
- a CDS encoding alpha/beta hydrolase; amino-acid sequence: MAQQGTAGPAGTPRLGRVIKAAPSAVGGVALLLPGGAETSTRRPSPLAAGAVRALGRRLAHDGRADGLAAHVVRYRCRGWNGAQAQLAEDTAWAADEVVRLYGDVPVCLAGVDMGGRAALRAAGHRAVNSVLAIAPWLPEDDMAAPPEPVKQLAGRRVLIVHGTNDERTDPELSFRLAERAKKTNRDVCRFEVHSDGHRLHQHQDEVLALASDFVRGTLFGTDFARPLEDALAAPPPLGLRMPLASGFGRSLRR
- a CDS encoding adenosine deaminase — encoded protein: MTSQTHTTGHTDRETPSAEQIRRAPKVLLHDHLDGGLRPGTIVDLARDCGYEGLPETDPDKLGIWFREAADSGSLERYLETFAHTCAVMQTKDALKRVAAECAVDLAEDGVVYAEIRYAPEQHLENGLTLEEVVEAVNEGFREGERRAKASGHRIRVGALLTAMRHAARALEIAELANRYRDLGVVGFDIAGAEAGFPPTRHLDAFEFLKRENNHFTIHAGEAFGLPSIWQALQWCGADRLGHGVRIIDDIEIADDGTVKLGRLASYVRDKRIPLELCPTSNLQTGAATSYAEHPIGLLRKLHFRATVNTDNRLMSGTSMSREFEHLVGTFGYTLDDMQWFTVNAMKSAFIPFDERLAMISDVIKPGYAELKSEWLFRQTVSTSASAGS
- a CDS encoding ATP-binding protein, with the protein product MKQSAAKTLGVAALGAAFAAAGAGAANAAAGLPDVTSALGPVSSILPLDQAAKTLPAGAPQSLAAAQGAIAGGLTAVQPTLDKVTSSAMPPAAKGAAAPATAAPATAAPVPTSPVGELLGGVPVGGVPLGGSAINGLPLG